The Patescibacteria group bacterium sequence CCAGGTTCGTATTGATATGTTAAAACTCCTTCTCTCAGATGCGGGAGAAGAATATTATGTGCGGGAAATTACAAGAGCAGTTGGTACAGAGATAAATGCTGTCCGGCGTGAGCTTAAGAATTTGGAAAGTTTACGGTTAGTAAAAAAGTGGCAACGGGGTAACCGTCTTTACTACAAGGTTGTAACTGATCATCCTCTCTATGATCCTTTGTTGGCTTTAATTTCACACGAAGCTGGGTTAGGTGGTCTTATTGTTAAGCACAAGAGAAAGCTGGGTAATGTCAAGTATGCATTTATAGCTAAAGCGTTGCCGAGAGGGAGAGTAGCGGAAGAGGGGGATGTGGATCTTGTATTGGTGGGGGATATTAATGTGGAAGTTCTTAAGCAGTATATTCGCA is a genomic window containing:
- a CDS encoding helix-turn-helix domain-containing protein, giving the protein MLENLFTSQVRIDMLKLLLSDAGEEYYVREITRAVGTEINAVRRELKNLESLRLVKKWQRGNRLYYKVVTDHPLYDPLLALISHEAGLGGLIVKHKRKLGNVKYAFIAKALPRGRVAEEGDVDLVLVGDINVEVLKQYIRKAEKEHNHEINYMILSETEFNALKSRKDTFINKVLTMPRIMLLGDEEEMVE